From the Ruania alkalisoli genome, one window contains:
- a CDS encoding ABC transporter permease encodes MLLLLPGLVLLLAGFLVPALIMLLAPPDTTTGEVLARLARMLTDPYDLTIIGRTLGLGLIVTVTCVVLGFPIAYLLARSQSRWAGVLLAVAIFPLLLSNVVRTFGWLVVLGSQGAVGQTLVALGIVDEAPQLLYTPLAIVLGLVQLFLPLAVVSCYSALAQVDASLDEAARGLGAGRARTFWTIVVPLSWPGVVVAATLVFAGSITAYTTPYLLGGSRQRMLSTQLFQYSSSTIDWAAASATAMIMTVLVFGVAALSSVMGRRARTS; translated from the coding sequence ATGCTGCTTCTGCTGCCCGGGCTCGTGCTGTTGCTCGCCGGATTCCTGGTGCCGGCGCTGATCATGCTGCTCGCGCCGCCGGACACCACCACCGGCGAGGTGCTGGCCCGGCTGGCACGGATGCTGACCGATCCCTATGACCTGACGATCATCGGGCGGACACTCGGCCTTGGCCTGATTGTGACCGTCACCTGCGTGGTCCTCGGATTCCCCATCGCGTACCTGCTGGCGCGCTCGCAGTCGCGTTGGGCCGGCGTGCTGCTCGCGGTGGCGATCTTCCCGCTGCTGCTGTCGAACGTGGTGCGCACCTTCGGATGGCTCGTGGTGCTCGGCTCCCAGGGTGCTGTCGGGCAGACGCTCGTGGCCCTCGGGATCGTGGACGAGGCCCCGCAACTGCTGTACACACCGCTGGCGATCGTGCTTGGTCTGGTGCAGCTCTTCCTCCCACTCGCGGTGGTCTCCTGCTACTCGGCGCTTGCCCAGGTCGATGCCAGCCTGGACGAGGCGGCCCGCGGGCTCGGAGCCGGCCGGGCGCGTACGTTCTGGACCATCGTGGTGCCGCTCTCATGGCCCGGTGTGGTGGTGGCCGCGACCCTCGTCTTCGCCGGTTCGATCACCGCCTACACCACGCCCTACCTGCTCGGCGGCTCGCGGCAGCGAATGCTCTCCACCCAGCTGTTCCAGTACTCCAGCTCCACGATCGACTGGGCAGCCGCAAGCGCGACGGCGATGATCATGACCGTCCTGGTGTTCGGGGTGGCCGCACTCTCCTCGGTGATGGGACGGAGGGCAAGGACCTCATGA
- a CDS encoding ABC transporter permease — protein sequence MNTRRPVAASLAVLGYIVMIAPLFFVVITAFTAGSTVRFPPDGYSLRWFEAAVTYQPFMSALASSLQLAVFAAIASLALGVPVALAIHRGKIPGKGLLEGMFLSPLIVPELVVGLALYQQFMIGLGMNNLTTLAIGHTVLMFPYAVRVTGASLALIDPAVEDAARGLGATPMRTFFTITLPLLRPGIFSAALLAFVTSFNNVPLSLLLQSREFRTLPVTMLDYVQQNYDPIVASTSVLILAGTVLVAVVAERTVGFAKIFGGINR from the coding sequence ATGAACACGCGCCGCCCCGTGGCTGCCTCGCTCGCAGTACTCGGCTACATCGTGATGATCGCACCGCTCTTCTTCGTGGTGATCACCGCATTCACCGCCGGTTCCACCGTGCGCTTTCCTCCGGACGGGTATTCCCTGCGGTGGTTCGAGGCCGCGGTCACCTACCAGCCGTTCATGTCGGCGCTCGCGTCCAGCCTGCAGCTGGCCGTCTTCGCGGCGATCGCGTCGCTCGCGCTGGGTGTTCCGGTGGCGCTGGCCATCCATCGCGGCAAGATCCCGGGCAAGGGGCTGTTGGAGGGGATGTTCCTCTCCCCGCTGATCGTCCCGGAGCTGGTGGTGGGCCTGGCGCTGTACCAGCAGTTCATGATCGGGCTGGGGATGAACAACCTCACCACGCTGGCGATCGGGCACACCGTGCTGATGTTCCCCTACGCGGTACGGGTGACAGGCGCCTCCCTGGCGCTGATCGACCCGGCCGTGGAGGACGCCGCCCGTGGCCTGGGTGCCACGCCCATGCGGACCTTCTTCACCATCACGCTGCCGTTGCTGCGCCCAGGGATCTTCTCCGCGGCGCTGCTGGCGTTCGTGACGTCGTTCAACAACGTGCCGCTGTCGCTGCTGCTGCAGAGCCGCGAGTTCCGCACTCTGCCGGTCACGATGCTCGACTACGTCCAGCAGAACTACGACCCGATCGTCGCCTCGACCTCGGTGCTCATCCTCGCCGGCACCGTGCTGGTGGCCGTCGTGGCCGAGCGCACCGTGGGGTTCGCCAAGATTTTCGGAGGGATCAACCGATGA